The Amycolatopsis viridis genome window below encodes:
- a CDS encoding proline--tRNA ligase has product MITRMSSLFLRTLREDPADAEVPSHKLLTRAGYVRRVAPGGYSWLPLGLRVLRRIENIVREEMDAIGGQEILFPALLPREPYEATGRWREYGDALFRLKDRKGADYLLGPTHEELFALTVKGEYSSYKDYPVVLYQIQTKYRDEARPRAGILRGREFVMKDSYSFDLDDDGLSRSYQLHRDAYIRIFNRLGLDYVIVAATSGAMGGSASEEFLAVAETGEDTYVRSTESGYAANVEAVVTPAPPEQSVEDKPAAQVHHTPNTPTIQTLVDHLNSRADLGRTFTAADTLKNVMVKIRRPGEKDWQIIGIGIPGDREVDPKRLEASLEPAEVALLEEADFAANPFLVKGYIGPKALQDNGIRYLVDPRVVTGTAWVTGADKADHHVVDLVAGRDFRPDGYIEAAEVREGDASPDGRGTLVAARGIEIGHIFQLGRKYTDTFQVDALGADSKPVRITMGSYGIGVSRLVGVIAEQSHDELGLVWPREVAPYDVHVVIAGKDESIAAGAEKLAADLDAAGVQVLLDDRKASPGVKFADAELLGVPTILVVGRGLAKGVVEVKDRKSGEREEIAVDAVAGHLVKLIRG; this is encoded by the coding sequence GTGATCACCAGGATGTCGTCGCTGTTCCTGCGCACGCTGCGCGAGGATCCGGCCGACGCCGAGGTTCCCAGCCACAAGCTGCTGACGCGGGCCGGCTACGTCCGCCGGGTCGCGCCGGGCGGGTACTCGTGGCTGCCGCTGGGTTTGCGGGTGCTGCGCAGGATCGAGAACATCGTCCGCGAGGAAATGGACGCGATCGGCGGCCAGGAGATCCTGTTCCCCGCGCTGCTGCCGCGCGAGCCGTACGAGGCGACCGGCCGCTGGCGCGAGTACGGCGACGCCCTGTTCCGCTTGAAGGACCGCAAGGGTGCCGACTACCTCCTTGGCCCGACGCACGAGGAGCTGTTCGCGCTCACCGTGAAGGGCGAGTACAGCTCGTACAAGGACTACCCGGTCGTCCTGTACCAGATCCAGACGAAGTACCGCGACGAGGCGCGTCCCCGCGCCGGCATTCTCCGTGGCCGCGAGTTCGTCATGAAGGACTCCTACTCCTTCGACCTCGACGACGACGGTCTGTCGCGGTCCTACCAGCTGCACCGCGACGCCTACATCCGCATCTTCAACCGGCTGGGCCTGGACTACGTGATCGTCGCGGCCACATCCGGCGCGATGGGCGGCTCGGCGTCGGAGGAGTTCCTCGCCGTCGCCGAGACGGGTGAGGACACCTACGTCCGCAGCACCGAGTCCGGGTACGCGGCCAACGTCGAGGCCGTCGTCACGCCCGCGCCGCCGGAGCAGTCCGTCGAGGACAAGCCCGCGGCGCAGGTGCACCACACGCCGAACACGCCGACGATCCAGACCCTGGTGGACCACCTCAACAGCCGCGCCGACCTGGGCCGCACCTTCACGGCGGCGGACACCCTCAAGAACGTGATGGTGAAGATCCGCCGGCCGGGCGAGAAGGACTGGCAGATCATCGGCATCGGCATTCCGGGCGACCGCGAGGTCGACCCGAAGCGACTGGAGGCGTCCCTGGAGCCGGCGGAGGTCGCGCTGCTCGAGGAGGCCGACTTCGCCGCCAACCCGTTCCTGGTCAAGGGCTACATCGGCCCGAAGGCGTTGCAGGACAACGGGATCCGTTACCTGGTCGACCCGCGGGTGGTCACCGGCACCGCGTGGGTGACCGGCGCCGACAAGGCCGACCACCACGTCGTCGACCTCGTCGCGGGCCGTGACTTCCGGCCGGACGGCTACATCGAGGCCGCGGAGGTCCGCGAGGGCGACGCGTCCCCGGACGGCCGGGGCACGCTGGTCGCGGCGCGCGGCATCGAGATCGGGCACATCTTCCAGCTGGGCCGCAAGTACACCGACACGTTCCAGGTGGACGCGCTCGGCGCCGACTCGAAGCCGGTCCGCATCACGATGGGCTCCTACGGCATCGGGGTGTCCCGCCTGGTCGGCGTGATCGCCGAGCAGAGCCACGATGAGCTCGGCCTGGTGTGGCCGCGCGAGGTGGCACCCTACGACGTGCACGTGGTGATCGCGGGCAAGGACGAGTCGATCGCGGCGGGTGCGGAGAAGCTGGCCGCCGACCTGGACGCCGCCGGGGTGCAGGTCCTGCTGGACGACCGCAAGGCCTCGCCGGGTGTCAAGTTCGCGGACGCGGAACTCCTCGGCGTGCCCACGATCCTGGTGGTGGGCCGCGGCCTGGCGAAGGGCGTCGTGGAGGTCAAGGACCGCAAGTCCGGCGAGCGCGAGGAGATCGCCGTGGACGCGGTGGCCGGTCACCTGGTGAAGCTCATCCGCGGCTGA
- a CDS encoding HAD family hydrolase, which produces MTSSTHRLVLWDIDQTLIDLRGAGRGWYRQVLTEVTGVTLTEMPDFFGRTERAITAEVLTRHGIEPTEELIQRMWLALTAVSETALPELGKQGLALPGAAAALAGVAAAGGALQSLVTGNLRDIAWHKLSAFSLHTHLDFEIGGYGDLSAHRPDLVAYAVDRARAAHGSPFEPASVVVVGDTPHDIDAARAHGAVAVGVATGRFDEQALRDAGAQVVLRDLSDTNRVLAAVFGEG; this is translated from the coding sequence GTGACGAGCAGTACGCACCGGCTGGTGCTGTGGGACATCGACCAGACCCTCATCGACCTGCGTGGCGCCGGCCGCGGCTGGTACCGGCAGGTGCTCACCGAGGTGACCGGCGTGACGCTGACCGAGATGCCGGACTTCTTCGGGCGGACCGAGCGCGCCATCACCGCGGAGGTGCTGACCCGGCACGGGATCGAGCCGACCGAGGAACTCATCCAACGGATGTGGCTGGCGCTGACCGCGGTGTCCGAGACCGCGCTGCCGGAGCTCGGCAAGCAGGGCCTGGCGCTCCCCGGCGCCGCCGCGGCGCTGGCCGGGGTGGCCGCCGCGGGCGGGGCGTTGCAGTCACTGGTGACCGGCAACCTGCGGGACATCGCCTGGCACAAGCTGTCCGCGTTCAGCCTGCACACGCACCTGGACTTCGAGATCGGCGGTTACGGTGACCTCTCCGCGCACCGGCCCGACCTGGTGGCGTACGCGGTCGACCGGGCACGGGCGGCACACGGATCACCGTTCGAACCCGCCTCGGTGGTCGTCGTGGGCGACACGCCGCACGACATCGACGCCGCGCGGGCGCACGGCGCCGTCGCAGTGGGGGTGGCAACCGGCCGCTTCGACGAGCAGGCGCTGCGCGACGCAGGTGCCCAGGTCGTGCTGCGCGACCTGAGCGACACGAACCGGGTGCTGGCAGCCGTCTTCGGCGAGGGCTGA
- a CDS encoding ABC transporter permease encodes MTGTSTRRIAGLAALAGAVIAVVLGFLTVGVQASVAPHGLPVAVAVPDQAAPPVRAAAQHLTTAGGDALSVQVTSPEQGRRLLDDKTVYGVLELAPGQVGVVVSGAVNPAGTQVVQQALTGAGQALSAAISQATGTPAAPVRVETVHPASPAGRIAPLAVSILAWVGSLAAGALLVLLGRRSGARIGTAARLTQIAATAVLITAVVAGFLALWDSSLTPGWDVLGYVLLTAAAFAAVQAALLRLLGIRAMAILGPLYLLAPNVAGQVPELLNPAYRILLWSWAPFRFSTEGIRSLLQGTPGAPDVTTGVWVLGAMLVAGLVVVLWPRRAPRPAPAPAAELQPAR; translated from the coding sequence ATGACCGGAACATCCACGCGGCGGATCGCCGGACTCGCCGCCCTGGCCGGTGCGGTGATCGCGGTGGTGCTGGGGTTCCTCACGGTGGGCGTGCAGGCGTCGGTCGCACCACACGGACTTCCCGTCGCGGTCGCCGTGCCGGACCAGGCCGCGCCCCCGGTGCGGGCCGCGGCGCAGCACCTCACCACGGCGGGCGGCGACGCCCTGAGCGTGCAGGTCACCTCACCGGAACAGGGCAGGCGGCTGCTCGACGACAAGACCGTCTACGGCGTCCTGGAACTCGCCCCGGGGCAGGTCGGTGTCGTCGTGTCGGGCGCGGTCAACCCGGCCGGCACCCAGGTCGTGCAGCAGGCGCTCACCGGGGCCGGCCAGGCGCTGTCGGCCGCGATCTCGCAGGCGACCGGCACCCCGGCCGCGCCGGTGCGGGTGGAGACCGTGCACCCGGCGAGCCCGGCCGGCCGGATCGCGCCGCTCGCGGTGAGCATCCTGGCCTGGGTCGGCAGCCTCGCCGCCGGTGCGCTGCTGGTGCTTCTCGGACGGCGGTCCGGCGCGCGGATCGGCACCGCGGCCCGCCTGACGCAGATCGCGGCCACCGCGGTGCTGATCACCGCGGTCGTCGCGGGGTTCCTGGCCCTGTGGGACTCGTCGCTGACACCCGGCTGGGACGTCCTCGGTTACGTCCTGCTGACCGCGGCGGCGTTCGCGGCCGTGCAGGCCGCGTTGCTGCGGCTGCTGGGTATCCGGGCGATGGCGATCCTCGGCCCGCTCTACCTGCTCGCGCCGAACGTGGCCGGGCAGGTGCCGGAGCTGCTGAACCCGGCCTACCGGATCCTGCTGTGGTCGTGGGCGCCGTTCCGGTTCTCCACCGAGGGCATCCGCAGCCTGCTGCAGGGCACCCCGGGCGCCCCTGACGTGACCACCGGCGTGTGGGTGCTCGGCGCGATGCTCGTCGCCGGGCTGGTCGTGGTCCTCTGGCCCCGCCGCGCGCCGCGGCCGGCGCCTGCCCCGGCGGCCGAGCTTCAGCCGGCCAGGTAG
- a CDS encoding secondary thiamine-phosphate synthase enzyme YjbQ → MYSTEIEVQTGGRAVVHDLTKEAEAFLAEAEAADGLLHVFVPHATAGLAILETGAGSDDDLLTALDDLLPRDQRWRHQHGSAGHGRDHVLPALVPPYASVPVLGGSPALGTWQSICLVDTNIDNPVRRVRFSYLAG, encoded by the coding sequence ATGTACTCCACGGAGATCGAGGTGCAGACCGGCGGCCGGGCCGTCGTGCACGACCTGACCAAGGAAGCCGAGGCGTTCCTCGCCGAGGCGGAGGCCGCCGACGGGCTGCTGCACGTCTTCGTGCCGCACGCCACGGCGGGCCTGGCGATCCTGGAGACCGGCGCGGGCAGCGACGACGACCTGCTCACCGCGCTGGACGACCTGCTGCCCCGTGACCAGCGGTGGCGGCACCAGCACGGCAGCGCCGGTCACGGCCGGGACCACGTGCTGCCCGCGCTGGTGCCGCCGTACGCGAGCGTGCCGGTGCTGGGCGGGTCACCGGCGCTGGGCACCTGGCAGTCGATCTGCCTGGTGGACACCAACATCGACAACCCGGTCCGGCGCGTCCGGTTCAGCTACCTGGCCGGCTGA
- a CDS encoding LLM class flavin-dependent oxidoreductase: MVHLAVALEGAGWHPAAWREPDARPDELFRPRYWGDLATEAERGLLDFVTIEDSLGAPRDGRTDRVDGRLDAVLIASRVAPLTRHLGFLPTAVATHTEPFHLSKAIATLDYVSSGRAGVRVRIASSPEDARHFGRREFPVPLPDLAEEAGDWVEVVRRLWDSWEDDAEIRDVATGRFVDRDKLHYIDFTGRFFSVKGPSITPRPPQGQPPVAVLSHIDEIHRLAARSADLVFVTPHDTEQARSLSAELRGLRPDLLVFGDVVVFLDETEQAARDRKARLDDLDGAEYTSDALVFTGTPAGLADQLLAWRDAGLTGFRLRPAALPHDLTAITRGLVPELQQRGAFRREYEATTLRGLLGLSRPANRYAGASR; the protein is encoded by the coding sequence ATGGTTCATCTCGCGGTGGCACTGGAGGGCGCGGGCTGGCACCCCGCCGCGTGGCGCGAGCCGGACGCGCGCCCGGACGAGCTGTTCCGCCCGCGCTACTGGGGCGATCTGGCGACCGAGGCCGAACGCGGCCTGCTGGACTTCGTGACGATCGAGGACTCCCTCGGCGCGCCCCGGGACGGGCGCACCGACCGGGTGGACGGGCGGCTGGACGCGGTGCTGATCGCGTCCCGCGTCGCGCCGCTGACCCGGCACCTCGGGTTCCTGCCGACCGCGGTCGCCACCCACACCGAGCCGTTCCACCTGTCCAAGGCGATCGCCACGCTCGACTACGTCTCGTCCGGCCGCGCCGGGGTGCGGGTCCGGATCGCGAGCAGTCCCGAGGACGCACGGCACTTCGGCCGCCGCGAGTTCCCGGTGCCGCTGCCGGACCTGGCCGAGGAGGCCGGTGACTGGGTCGAGGTGGTGCGGCGCCTGTGGGACAGCTGGGAAGACGACGCGGAGATCCGTGACGTCGCGACCGGCCGCTTCGTCGACCGCGACAAGCTGCACTACATCGACTTCACCGGCCGGTTCTTCAGCGTGAAGGGCCCGTCGATCACGCCGCGCCCGCCGCAGGGCCAGCCACCGGTGGCCGTGCTCTCGCACATCGACGAGATCCACCGGCTCGCCGCCCGCTCCGCCGACCTGGTGTTCGTCACCCCGCACGACACCGAACAGGCGCGGTCGCTCTCGGCGGAGCTGCGCGGGCTGCGGCCCGATCTGCTCGTCTTCGGCGACGTCGTGGTGTTCCTCGACGAGACCGAGCAGGCGGCGCGGGACCGCAAGGCGCGGCTGGACGATCTCGACGGGGCCGAGTACACCTCCGATGCCCTCGTTTTCACCGGCACGCCCGCCGGGCTGGCCGACCAGCTGCTCGCGTGGCGCGACGCCGGGCTGACCGGTTTCCGGCTGCGCCCGGCCGCGCTGCCGCACGACCTCACCGCCATCACCCGCGGGCTCGTGCCCGAACTCCAGCAGCGCGGTGCGTTCCGCCGCGAGTACGAGGCCACCACGCTGCGGGGCCTGCTCGGCCTGAGCCGTCCCGCCAACCGTTACGCAGGAGCGTCGCGATGA
- a CDS encoding NtaA/DmoA family FMN-dependent monooxygenase (This protein belongs to a clade of FMN-dependent monooxygenases, within a broader family of flavin-dependent oxidoreductases, the luciferase-like monooxygenase (LMM) family, some of whose members use coenzyme F420 rather than FMN.), translating into MKQIHLAAHFPGVNNTTVWSDPQAGSHIEFSSFAHLAQTAERAKFDFFFLAEGLRLREHAGRIYDLDVVGRPDTFTVLAGLAAVTERLGLTGTINSTFNEPYEVARQFASLDHLSEGRAGWNVVTSWDAFTGENFRRGGYLPEDQRYQRAKLFLDTAFELFDSWRADDIVADKSSGVFLRDPRAGAFERHDAQFDIAGRFTVPRSPQGRPVILQAGDSDEGREFAAATADAIFTRHGTLDAGRKFYADVKRRLAAYGREPHQLLVLPAATFVLGDTDAEAEELASVVRYQQVSGQTAIRFLEQVWNRDLSGYDPEGPLPDVEPVVGADALAKGRAQTRMYRDPVATVREWRELAAAKNLSIRDLVVEVSGRQTFVGAPATVAEAINTYVQEDASDGFILVPHVTPGGLDPFADKVVPLLQERGVFRSEYDGTTLRDHLGIDR; encoded by the coding sequence ATGAAGCAGATCCACCTCGCCGCGCACTTCCCCGGCGTCAACAACACCACGGTGTGGAGCGATCCGCAGGCGGGCAGCCACATCGAGTTCTCGTCGTTCGCGCACCTCGCGCAGACCGCCGAACGCGCGAAGTTCGACTTCTTCTTCCTCGCCGAGGGCCTGCGGCTGCGTGAGCACGCCGGCCGGATCTACGACCTCGACGTCGTCGGCCGCCCCGACACGTTCACCGTGCTGGCCGGGCTCGCGGCGGTGACCGAGCGGCTGGGCCTGACCGGCACGATCAACTCGACGTTCAACGAGCCCTACGAGGTGGCCCGACAGTTCGCCAGCCTGGACCACCTGTCCGAGGGGCGGGCCGGGTGGAACGTGGTGACCTCGTGGGACGCCTTCACCGGGGAGAACTTCCGCCGCGGTGGATACCTGCCCGAGGACCAGCGGTACCAGCGGGCGAAACTGTTCCTGGACACGGCGTTCGAGTTGTTCGACTCGTGGCGCGCGGACGACATCGTGGCGGACAAGTCGTCCGGCGTGTTCCTGCGCGACCCGCGCGCGGGCGCGTTCGAGCGGCACGACGCGCAATTCGACATCGCGGGCCGGTTCACGGTGCCGCGCAGCCCGCAGGGCAGGCCGGTGATCCTGCAGGCCGGCGACTCCGACGAGGGCCGGGAGTTCGCGGCCGCGACCGCGGACGCGATCTTCACGCGGCACGGCACGCTGGACGCGGGGCGGAAGTTCTACGCCGACGTGAAGCGGCGCCTGGCCGCCTACGGGCGCGAGCCGCACCAGCTGCTGGTGCTGCCCGCGGCGACGTTCGTGCTCGGCGACACCGACGCCGAGGCCGAGGAGCTGGCGAGCGTCGTGCGGTACCAGCAGGTCAGCGGCCAGACGGCGATCCGGTTCCTGGAGCAGGTGTGGAACCGCGATCTGTCCGGCTACGACCCGGAGGGCCCGTTGCCCGACGTCGAACCGGTGGTCGGCGCGGACGCGCTCGCCAAGGGCCGAGCGCAGACCCGCATGTACCGGGACCCGGTGGCGACGGTGCGGGAGTGGCGGGAACTGGCGGCGGCGAAGAACCTGTCGATCCGCGACCTGGTGGTGGAGGTCAGCGGGCGGCAGACGTTCGTCGGCGCCCCGGCGACCGTCGCCGAGGCGATCAACACCTACGTGCAGGAGGACGCGAGCGACGGGTTCATCCTGGTCCCGCACGTCACACCCGGCGGGCTGGACCCGTTCGCGGACAAGGTGGTGCCCCTGCTGCAGGAGCGGGGCGTCTTCCGGAGCGAGTACGACGGCACCACGCTGCGCGACCACCTCGGCATCGATCGCTGA
- a CDS encoding histone-like nucleoid-structuring protein Lsr2, producing the protein MAKNTAVQLLDDLNGEPAAETVRFGLDGVEYDIDLSDPNANSLRELLGTYVRAGRRTGGRKRPPRRLTATRRAKSPATTAKTTEPAPSAKAVQTAKTGKTVKTGKPGKSGKSGKPARTGTAARAKSAAAAAQPAGRKTTTTAPAAKATAAKTAGKSGTGRKATATTKPAAGTKAAKPATATPKATKPKATKATAATATTAKRATRAGSAAKPKTTTSGAQRGTRGGAGTKQDSAAQPKAAAAKPSRAAASGTTGARKTATPAAKTARTAVRKAPPVVFSAAGS; encoded by the coding sequence GTGGCGAAGAACACCGCGGTGCAACTACTGGACGACCTGAACGGCGAACCGGCCGCGGAGACGGTGCGGTTCGGCCTGGACGGCGTCGAGTACGACATCGACCTCTCGGACCCGAACGCGAACAGCCTCCGTGAACTGCTCGGGACCTACGTCCGCGCGGGCCGCCGGACGGGTGGCCGCAAGCGCCCGCCGCGCCGCCTGACGGCCACGCGCCGCGCCAAGTCCCCTGCCACCACGGCGAAAACCACGGAACCCGCGCCGTCGGCGAAGGCGGTGCAGACGGCGAAGACCGGCAAGACCGTCAAGACCGGGAAGCCGGGGAAGTCGGGGAAGTCGGGGAAGCCGGCGCGCACGGGCACCGCTGCCCGGGCCAAGTCCGCCGCCGCGGCGGCGCAGCCCGCGGGCCGGAAGACCACCACCACGGCTCCGGCCGCGAAGGCCACCGCGGCGAAGACCGCCGGGAAGTCCGGCACCGGCCGCAAGGCCACCGCGACGACGAAGCCCGCCGCGGGCACCAAGGCAGCCAAGCCGGCCACCGCCACACCGAAGGCCACGAAACCGAAAGCCACCAAAGCCACCGCAGCGACCGCAACGACGGCGAAACGCGCCACCCGGGCCGGGTCCGCGGCGAAACCGAAGACCACCACGTCCGGCGCGCAGCGGGGCACCAGGGGCGGCGCCGGGACGAAGCAGGACAGCGCGGCGCAGCCGAAGGCCGCCGCGGCGAAGCCGTCCCGCGCCGCGGCTTCCGGGACCACCGGTGCCCGGAAAACCGCCACCCCGGCGGCGAAGACCGCGCGCACGGCGGTCCGCAAGGCGCCGCCCGTCGTGTTCTCCGCCGCCGGGAGCTGA
- a CDS encoding dihydrolipoyl dehydrogenase family protein: MADETFDVIVIGGGPVGENAADRAVKGGLSVALVERERFGGECSYWACIPSKALLRPGNALAAARRLPGVPVGERLDPAAVFQRRDYFTGRGDDSGQVEWARGAGIEPIRGRGRLTGEREVTVDGTRVLRARHAVVICTGSVPKTPPIPGLDEVPTWGSREATAGSTVPGRLAVVGGGVVGVEMAQAWARLGARVDLIVTGPRPLPRYPDFAGDAVAEGLRADGVRLHTGSGLSRASSVDGAAQLELTGGETLTADQVLVATGRRPATDDLGLEVVGLAPGKPLTVDDSGMVSEVDGEWLYAAGDVTGRALLTHQGKYAARIVGDVVAARATGKPVDTRPWGKHSSTADHYAVPQVVFTDPEVASVGLTEPEPGARQRVVDIDIAVAGSSLHADGYAGKARMIVDTERAVLVGVTFVGQDVAELLHSATVAITGEVPLDRLWHAVPSFPTISEVWLRLLEEYGL, from the coding sequence ATGGCCGACGAGACTTTTGACGTCATCGTGATCGGTGGCGGACCGGTGGGGGAGAACGCGGCGGACCGCGCCGTCAAGGGCGGCCTGTCCGTCGCGCTGGTGGAGCGGGAGCGGTTCGGGGGCGAGTGCTCGTACTGGGCGTGCATCCCGAGCAAAGCCTTGCTGCGACCGGGAAACGCGCTCGCCGCGGCCCGGCGCCTGCCGGGCGTGCCGGTGGGGGAGAGGCTGGATCCCGCGGCGGTGTTCCAGCGCCGCGACTACTTCACCGGCCGGGGCGACGACAGCGGTCAGGTCGAGTGGGCGCGTGGCGCCGGTATCGAGCCGATCCGTGGCCGCGGCCGTCTCACGGGTGAGCGCGAGGTCACTGTGGACGGCACCCGGGTGCTGCGCGCGCGGCACGCCGTGGTGATCTGTACCGGCAGCGTCCCGAAGACACCGCCGATCCCGGGTCTCGACGAGGTGCCGACGTGGGGTTCGCGTGAGGCCACCGCCGGCAGCACCGTGCCCGGGCGGCTCGCGGTCGTCGGCGGCGGCGTGGTCGGCGTGGAGATGGCGCAGGCGTGGGCGCGGCTCGGTGCGCGGGTGGACCTGATCGTCACCGGGCCGCGTCCGCTGCCGCGGTACCCGGACTTCGCCGGTGACGCGGTCGCCGAGGGCCTGCGGGCCGACGGGGTCCGGCTGCACACCGGTTCGGGCCTGTCCCGGGCGTCCTCAGTGGACGGTGCAGCGCAGCTGGAGCTCACCGGCGGCGAGACGCTGACCGCGGACCAGGTGCTCGTGGCGACCGGACGGCGGCCGGCCACCGACGATCTCGGCCTCGAGGTGGTCGGGCTGGCCCCGGGCAAGCCGCTGACCGTGGACGACAGCGGAATGGTGTCCGAAGTGGATGGTGAGTGGCTGTACGCGGCCGGTGACGTGACCGGCCGCGCGCTGCTGACCCATCAGGGCAAGTACGCCGCCCGGATCGTCGGCGACGTCGTCGCCGCCCGCGCGACCGGGAAGCCGGTCGATACCCGTCCGTGGGGCAAGCACAGCAGCACGGCCGATCACTACGCGGTTCCGCAGGTGGTCTTCACCGATCCGGAGGTCGCCTCGGTCGGGCTCACCGAGCCGGAACCCGGTGCGCGGCAGCGGGTGGTGGACATCGACATCGCGGTGGCCGGGTCGTCGCTGCACGCCGACGGCTACGCCGGTAAGGCCAGGATGATCGTCGACACCGAGCGTGCGGTGCTGGTCGGTGTGACGTTCGTCGGCCAGGACGTCGCGGAGCTGCTGCACTCGGCGACGGTCGCGATCACCGGCGAGGTGCCGCTGGACCGGCTGTGGCACGCGGTCCCGTCGTTCCCGACGATCAGCGAGGTGTGGCTGCGGCTGCTCGAGGAGTACGGCCTCTAG
- a CDS encoding alpha/beta fold hydrolase — protein sequence MREDHELSPPGGRVLAWSATGPADGVPVLFLAGAATGRSMTFGAEHLDRAGVRLVTVDRPGMGGSTSDPGRTVPSTAADLACLVARLGGPVPVVANSQAAVFGLALAERGITSRLLLVSPADEVADPRVRAQVPAPLQDVVARVAADPDGARAFFAELGPDGMERMVLDGADPADRAVYREPGFLSRYRAALREGFAHGGAGYATDTLLAMSPWPLDWQAIQVPVLVWSGERDHVHSPDGGALLASRIPGARRRIVPGAGAALLWTHAAEVLAAATG from the coding sequence GTGCGCGAAGATCACGAGCTGTCCCCGCCTGGCGGGCGGGTGCTGGCGTGGTCGGCGACCGGGCCGGCGGACGGCGTGCCGGTGCTGTTCCTCGCCGGAGCCGCCACCGGCCGGTCCATGACCTTCGGTGCCGAGCACCTCGACCGTGCCGGCGTCCGGCTGGTGACCGTCGACCGTCCCGGCATGGGCGGGTCGACATCCGATCCCGGCCGCACCGTGCCGTCCACGGCCGCGGACCTCGCGTGCCTGGTGGCGCGCCTCGGCGGCCCGGTGCCGGTGGTGGCGAACTCGCAGGCCGCGGTCTTCGGTCTCGCGCTCGCCGAGCGCGGGATCACCTCCCGGCTCCTGCTGGTGTCGCCCGCTGACGAGGTCGCCGATCCACGCGTGCGCGCCCAGGTGCCCGCCCCGCTCCAGGACGTGGTCGCGCGGGTGGCGGCGGATCCCGACGGCGCCCGCGCGTTCTTCGCCGAGCTCGGTCCGGATGGGATGGAACGCATGGTGCTGGACGGCGCCGACCCGGCCGACCGCGCGGTGTACCGCGAACCCGGGTTCCTGAGCCGCTATCGCGCCGCGCTGCGGGAAGGATTCGCCCACGGCGGGGCGGGCTACGCGACGGACACGCTCCTGGCGATGTCGCCGTGGCCGCTGGACTGGCAGGCGATCCAGGTGCCGGTGCTGGTGTGGTCCGGCGAGCGGGACCACGTCCACTCGCCGGATGGGGGTGCGCTGCTCGCCTCCCGCATCCCCGGCGCGCGACGCCGGATCGTGCCCGGCGCCGGTGCCGCCCTGCTCTGGACCCACGCCGCCGAAGTCCTCGCCGCGGCGACCGGCTAG
- a CDS encoding DUF3145 domain-containing protein, with product MSTRGVVYVHSSPSAVCPHVEWAISGTLGTRVDLKWTAQPAAPGQLRAECTWSAPAGTGAKLAAGLKAWPMLRFEVTEEPSAGVDGERFCYVPGLGLWRGRTSANGDIVVGEDQLRTLVATCRAGEQLTHKLDELLAASWDEALEPFRHAGDGAPVTWLHRVG from the coding sequence GTGAGCACCCGTGGCGTGGTTTACGTCCACTCGTCGCCGTCTGCGGTGTGCCCGCACGTCGAGTGGGCGATCTCGGGCACCCTGGGTACCCGGGTCGATCTGAAGTGGACGGCGCAACCCGCCGCTCCAGGGCAGCTGCGTGCCGAGTGCACGTGGAGTGCGCCCGCGGGAACCGGCGCCAAGCTGGCGGCCGGTCTCAAGGCGTGGCCGATGCTGCGGTTCGAGGTGACGGAGGAGCCCAGTGCCGGCGTCGACGGCGAGCGGTTCTGCTACGTGCCCGGGCTGGGTCTGTGGCGTGGCCGCACGAGCGCGAACGGTGACATCGTCGTCGGGGAGGACCAACTGCGCACCCTCGTCGCGACGTGCCGTGCGGGGGAGCAGCTGACGCACAAGCTGGACGAGCTGCTGGCCGCCAGCTGGGACGAGGCGCTGGAGCCGTTCCGCCACGCGGGCGACGGGGCGCCGGTCACGTGGCTGCACCGCGTGGGGTGA